Sequence from the Ornithinimicrobium humiphilum genome:
GGGGGACCTGACGGAGGCTGACGGCTGAGGTGCTGGGGGTCCTGAGGCGTCCGCGCTGGATCGCCTACCTGCTGCTCGCCGTGCTGTTCGGCACGATCACGGCCGGGCTCGGTCTGTGGCAGTACGGCCGCTACCAGGAGAAGGCCGAGCGCCGGCACCTGATCGCGACCAACTACTCCGCCCCGCCGGTGCCCCTGTCGGACGTCCTGACCGGTCCTGGGGCCCCGCTGGCCCACGACGACCAGTGGCGCAGGATCGAGGTCACCGGCACCTACGCCGCCGGCGCCGAGCACCTCGTCCGCAACCGTCCGCGCGAGGGCGTCTTCGGCTACGAGGTGCTCGTACCCCTGGTGCTCGCCGACGGCAGCGCGGTCACGGTCGACCGCGGGTGGGTGCCCTCCGGACGCACCGCCGCGACGCGCCCCGAGGTGCCGCCCCCGCCGACCGGCGAGGTGACGGTGACCGGATGGCTGCGCCCCTCCGAGCCCGACCTGGGCCGCGACCTGCCCGCCGGGCAGCTGGCGTCCATCGACCTGCCCGCCCTGGGTGCGGCGACCGGCCTCGACCTCGTCGGGGCCTACGTCCTGCTGCAGGGCGAGGACCCGGAGGTGCCGCGCCCGGAGCCGCTGCCGGAGCCCGACGTGCGGCTCGGGTCCCACTTCGCCTACGCCATCCAGTGGTGGCTCACCGTCCCGGCCGGCGTGGTCCTCGTCCTCGTCATGGCCCGTCAGCAGGCCCTCGACGACGCCGGGAAGCCGCGCCGGGAACCCCGCCCGCGCAAGGTGCGCATCTGGGACGAGGAGGACGAGTAGGCACCTGCTCCGCCGTGCGGGGGCCTGCGGGCGCCCTGACCGCTGCTGGCACGATGGGCCCATGGACCTCGGACTCGCAGGACGCGCCTATCTCGTCACCGGAGCCTCCCGCGGGCTGGGCCGGGCCACCGCCGAGGCCCTCGTGCGCGACGGCGCCGACGTGCTCCTGGCCGCCCGCTCGGCTGAGGACGTCGAGGCGGCGTCGCGCGAGCTGGGCGAGATCGGCCCGGGGACGGCCGTCGGGTCCGTGGCCGACCTGGCCGACGACGACGCCGCGGAGCGGCTGCTCGAGGAGGCGGAGGAGACCTTCGGCCGGCTCGACGGCGTCGTCATCAGCGTCGGTGGTCCGCCCGGCGGCAGCGTGACCGAGGCGACCGACGAGCAGTGGCGGGACGCCTTCGACAGCGTCTTCCTCGGCGCCGTCCGGCTCGCGCGAACGGCCCTGACGACCGCCCGCTCCCCCATCGCCGTGACGCTGGTGCTGTCCACCTCGGTGCGCAGCCCGCTCGCGGGCCTCGGCATCTCCAACGGCCTGCGCCCCGGCCTGGCGATGGCGGCCAAGAGCCTCGCCGACGAGCACGGTCCCCGCGGCCACCGGGTCAACGCGGTGCTGCCCGGCCGTTTCGAGACCGACCGGCTGCGCGAGCTCGAGGAGGCCGCCGACGACCCCGCCGCCGTGCGCGAGCGGGCCCTCGCCGCGATCCCGCTGCGCCGCTACGGCCAGCCCGAGGAGTTCGGGGCGGTCGCCGCCTTCGTGACCTCACCGATGGCGTCCTACGTGACCGGCTCGGTGATCACCGTCGACGGAGGCTCCACCCGCGCCCTCTGAGGCTCGCCCGGTCCCGGTCAGCCCTCTTCGAGGGCCCTCGCCAACGTCTCGGCGTCCCACGGGCCGGTATGACGTTCCTCCCCGACGAAGAAGGTCGGCGTGCCGCGTGCCCCGCTGGCCTCGGCGCTGGCCACG
This genomic interval carries:
- a CDS encoding SURF1 family protein; amino-acid sequence: MLGVLRRPRWIAYLLLAVLFGTITAGLGLWQYGRYQEKAERRHLIATNYSAPPVPLSDVLTGPGAPLAHDDQWRRIEVTGTYAAGAEHLVRNRPREGVFGYEVLVPLVLADGSAVTVDRGWVPSGRTAATRPEVPPPPTGEVTVTGWLRPSEPDLGRDLPAGQLASIDLPALGAATGLDLVGAYVLLQGEDPEVPRPEPLPEPDVRLGSHFAYAIQWWLTVPAGVVLVLVMARQQALDDAGKPRREPRPRKVRIWDEEDE
- a CDS encoding SDR family oxidoreductase, with the translated sequence MDLGLAGRAYLVTGASRGLGRATAEALVRDGADVLLAARSAEDVEAASRELGEIGPGTAVGSVADLADDDAAERLLEEAEETFGRLDGVVISVGGPPGGSVTEATDEQWRDAFDSVFLGAVRLARTALTTARSPIAVTLVLSTSVRSPLAGLGISNGLRPGLAMAAKSLADEHGPRGHRVNAVLPGRFETDRLRELEEAADDPAAVRERALAAIPLRRYGQPEEFGAVAAFVTSPMASYVTGSVITVDGGSTRAL